One genomic region from Alteromonas pelagimontana encodes:
- a CDS encoding phage tail protein, whose product MQVSFKHDIASLTQDLKRIKESAIPKATVQALNRTATGVRTDAGKAISKETGIKVSDVRKELKVWKATKAKLKAEVNARTGSATNLIKFVTAANQKPNHFNSRRKLKSGKRGKYKAKGVKAKAWGKSKTYEGTFIGKGRTSGKLLVFTRTSDKRTPLKSVLGPSIRNTFDSQPMQKLLQKSASIRFNKDMAAAVKNQIRLATK is encoded by the coding sequence ATGCAGGTCTCATTCAAGCACGACATCGCATCGCTCACGCAAGACCTTAAACGAATCAAAGAAAGCGCGATACCCAAGGCAACAGTTCAAGCACTCAACAGAACGGCTACCGGTGTAAGGACGGATGCTGGTAAGGCGATAAGTAAAGAGACAGGAATCAAAGTCTCAGATGTAAGGAAAGAGCTTAAAGTCTGGAAGGCCACCAAAGCCAAACTCAAGGCAGAGGTCAATGCCCGTACAGGTAGTGCCACTAACTTAATCAAGTTTGTTACCGCAGCCAATCAAAAGCCTAACCACTTCAATAGCCGCCGCAAACTCAAAAGCGGTAAGCGTGGTAAGTACAAAGCCAAGGGCGTGAAAGCAAAAGCCTGGGGTAAGTCCAAGACCTACGAGGGCACGTTCATAGGTAAGGGCAGAACAAGCGGTAAGCTCCTAGTGTTCACCCGCACATCAGATAAGAGAACACCACTTAAGTCTGTGTTAGGCCCGTCGATTAGAAACACATTCGATAGTCAGCCAATGCAGAAGCTACTACAGAAGTCAGCGTCCATACGATTCAATAAAGACATGGCAGCGGCTGTGAAGAATCAGATTCGACTTGCAACAAAGTGA
- a CDS encoding helix-turn-helix domain-containing protein produces MRLFILSTIGSRITEARNAKGWSQDDLAAAVGTSQQNIARMEANVTRTSKYFDPICEALGVSRAWLLKGERKVEEGEQLTDPEFYVHAATEALDQAIKSYKSIRIQNGKGYENVDFDLLRRAFEISIKGKLTGDYVTASLSINNLKKA; encoded by the coding sequence ATGAGATTATTTATCTTGTCTACAATCGGAAGCAGAATTACTGAAGCAAGGAATGCGAAAGGCTGGTCGCAGGATGATCTCGCCGCAGCGGTGGGAACGTCGCAGCAAAACATAGCCAGAATGGAAGCTAATGTTACAAGGACAAGTAAGTACTTTGACCCTATATGCGAAGCACTAGGCGTAAGTAGAGCTTGGCTTTTAAAAGGGGAAAGGAAAGTTGAGGAAGGTGAGCAGCTAACTGATCCGGAATTTTACGTTCATGCGGCCACAGAGGCGCTGGATCAGGCAATCAAGAGCTATAAGTCAATCAGAATTCAAAACGGCAAGGGTTATGAAAACGTCGATTTTGATTTACTTAGGAGAGCTTTTGAAATTTCGATTAAAGGAAAGCTTACCGGTGACTACGTAACTGCATCATTGTCAATCAACAACCTAAAGAAGGCATAA
- a CDS encoding YdaS family helix-turn-helix protein, with protein MDEMTALKKAIEIISGGSQKRFAELVTEQVELSNSCALSLSRKIPSLSQQLVNYWIKNDKPCSPHYAPIISNLTKGEVKMHELRPDVYPVEDKAA; from the coding sequence ATGGATGAGATGACCGCGCTAAAAAAGGCGATTGAGATAATTTCAGGCGGGAGCCAGAAGAGGTTCGCTGAACTTGTGACTGAGCAGGTCGAGTTATCGAATTCCTGCGCTTTATCTTTGAGCCGGAAAATACCTTCTTTGAGCCAGCAACTTGTGAACTACTGGATCAAGAATGACAAACCTTGCTCACCTCACTATGCGCCAATCATATCAAACCTGACTAAAGGCGAAGTCAAGATGCACGAACTGCGCCCAGACGTTTATCCGGTAGAGGACAAAGCGGCGTGA
- a CDS encoding M15 family metallopeptidase domain-containing protein, with protein sequence MAFAVFAGFVQCVARQLYAEGKITHLVRWGGDWDMDGQTLDQKFNDLPHFELYKPSKS encoded by the coding sequence ATGGCGTTCGCGGTATTCGCTGGATTTGTGCAGTGTGTCGCAAGACAGCTTTACGCGGAAGGAAAGATAACGCACCTGGTACGGTGGGGCGGTGATTGGGATATGGACGGACAAACGTTAGATCAGAAGTTCAATGATCTTCCTCACTTCGAATTGTATAAGCCGAGTAAGTCATGA
- a CDS encoding helix-turn-helix domain-containing protein, with protein MSQSVEFNYQTPYIPRGGLIIRYARTERGYSMIEYAAKFGIAVNTLGRYERGETEPSFFTVMSILKDLQIDLVEAYENVRQQSKPDDKRNPRRAA; from the coding sequence ATGAGTCAATCAGTAGAATTTAACTATCAAACACCATACATCCCGCGCGGCGGCTTAATCATAAGATACGCCAGGACCGAAAGAGGCTACAGCATGATAGAATATGCAGCTAAATTCGGAATAGCAGTGAACACGCTTGGCAGGTATGAGCGGGGCGAGACAGAGCCTAGCTTTTTCACGGTAATGTCAATATTAAAAGACTTGCAGATCGACTTAGTAGAGGCTTATGAAAATGTTAGACAGCAAAGCAAGCCGGACGATAAAAGAAACCCGCGCAGAGCTGCGTGA
- the dnaB gene encoding replicative DNA helicase translates to MISNNANPHNVEQLRVPPHSLAAEESVLAAIMVKNENLDVVASILSENDFYSRANRTIYGAICEIMGNAQVADIATIPDYLRAKGKLEDAGGDTYIYGLARSVASAAGLTTYAQTVRQRAMLREAIAAANDIQEQCYNSTGHDAIEILGSAESRIGEVSERLLTKVQDYSIDEAMRATVTEIEQRLKSGKEIAGISTGLPDLDARLNGLEAADMIVVAARPSMGKTTLAMNMVTTEALRDGGRPIVFSMEMPKQQLMYKMLSSLGQIPISALQQPNKETGGMNDILWSKTSGVMAKLRQKNMEIIDDAYMTIPRMRLEIRRFKKRFGNPTLIMADYLQLIRGTTKTDNRTNEISEISRGIKALAKEFNCPFVVLSQLSRNVESRNNKRPVNSDLRESGQIEQDADKIIFIYRDDVYNPNSSDRGLAELNVTKCRMGQIGMVGSAFRGEFSQFCPLAHGQQIVGEEGKPKAYSDKFEVGE, encoded by the coding sequence GTGATCTCCAATAACGCCAATCCTCACAACGTTGAGCAACTGCGTGTTCCCCCACACAGTCTCGCCGCCGAAGAGTCAGTCCTTGCAGCCATCATGGTGAAAAACGAAAACCTTGATGTCGTTGCCTCCATACTCAGCGAGAACGATTTCTACAGCCGTGCTAACCGGACAATTTACGGAGCAATCTGCGAAATCATGGGGAACGCTCAGGTAGCTGATATCGCAACCATCCCTGATTACCTTCGGGCAAAAGGGAAATTAGAAGACGCTGGCGGTGATACGTACATCTACGGCTTGGCAAGATCTGTTGCATCTGCCGCCGGACTAACTACCTACGCTCAAACCGTTCGGCAACGCGCCATGCTGCGTGAAGCCATTGCTGCGGCAAACGATATTCAGGAGCAGTGCTATAACTCAACCGGCCATGATGCCATCGAAATATTGGGTAGTGCCGAGAGCCGGATAGGGGAAGTGTCTGAACGGCTACTCACCAAGGTGCAGGATTACTCTATCGATGAAGCTATGCGCGCCACCGTCACTGAAATAGAGCAGCGGCTCAAATCCGGAAAGGAAATCGCAGGAATTTCTACGGGCTTGCCGGATCTTGATGCTCGCTTAAACGGTCTTGAGGCAGCGGATATGATAGTTGTTGCTGCTCGTCCTTCCATGGGCAAAACCACTCTTGCCATGAACATGGTAACTACCGAAGCCTTGCGTGACGGCGGGCGACCCATTGTTTTCAGCATGGAAATGCCTAAGCAGCAGCTGATGTACAAAATGCTGTCCAGCCTAGGGCAGATACCTATTAGCGCACTACAGCAGCCAAACAAAGAAACTGGCGGCATGAACGATATTCTTTGGTCGAAAACGTCTGGTGTGATGGCTAAATTACGGCAGAAGAACATGGAAATTATCGACGATGCCTACATGACCATACCGCGCATGAGGCTAGAAATCCGCCGCTTCAAAAAACGCTTTGGGAACCCGACGCTTATCATGGCTGATTACCTTCAGCTAATTCGCGGCACCACCAAGACCGACAATCGCACCAATGAGATAAGTGAAATCAGCCGTGGAATAAAAGCATTGGCCAAGGAATTCAATTGTCCGTTCGTCGTTTTGTCCCAGCTATCGAGGAATGTTGAAAGCCGCAACAACAAGCGCCCTGTGAACTCAGACTTGCGTGAATCCGGCCAGATAGAGCAGGACGCAGACAAAATTATATTCATCTACCGCGATGACGTTTACAACCCAAATTCTAGCGACAGAGGGTTAGCGGAACTTAACGTTACTAAGTGCCGGATGGGGCAGATTGGCATGGTTGGTTCAGCGTTCAGAGGCGAGTTCAGTCAGTTTTGCCCGTTGGCACACGGGCAACAGATTGTTGGTGAAGAAGGCAAGCCAAAAGCTTATTCAGACAAGTTCGAGGTGGGCGAATGA
- a CDS encoding MT-A70 family methyltransferase has product MSKYEIIYADPPWSFNNKKTGGSMTSGAASQYDVMTLEQMKQLPVPDLCADNCVLIMWWVGSQPQEALDLCNAWGFTLKNMNGFVWNKLTRNQNPHFGMGFWTRAGSESAIIATRGKPKPVSHSVRAVHSAVVGKHSEKPSAFRNKAVELCGDVPRLEMFARTQTPGWDVFGNQVDNSIEINSKEAA; this is encoded by the coding sequence ATGAGCAAATACGAAATTATCTACGCAGATCCACCTTGGTCATTCAATAACAAGAAAACCGGCGGCTCTATGACGTCAGGCGCAGCAAGTCAATACGATGTAATGACACTTGAGCAAATGAAGCAGCTCCCGGTGCCTGATTTATGCGCTGACAACTGCGTGCTCATCATGTGGTGGGTAGGTAGTCAGCCGCAAGAAGCGTTAGATCTCTGCAACGCATGGGGCTTCACGCTGAAAAACATGAATGGTTTTGTGTGGAACAAATTAACCAGAAATCAGAACCCGCATTTTGGGATGGGTTTCTGGACTCGCGCGGGTAGTGAGTCGGCCATCATCGCCACTCGCGGAAAGCCAAAGCCTGTGAGCCATTCAGTTAGGGCAGTTCATAGCGCAGTAGTCGGAAAGCATTCAGAAAAACCCTCGGCATTCCGCAATAAAGCCGTTGAGCTATGCGGCGACGTTCCGCGACTCGAAATGTTTGCCCGTACTCAAACCCCCGGCTGGGATGTATTCGGCAACCAGGTAGATAACAGCATTGAGATAAACAGCAAGGAGGCAGCATGA
- a CDS encoding ECs_2282 family putative zinc-binding protein — protein sequence MPSIELTLKCAKCGSQKFEQPDNPKPHDKITCSRCGAIGRHSEVQKASIEAMKKEISRSLGKAFKKF from the coding sequence ATGCCCAGCATTGAACTCACTCTCAAATGTGCCAAGTGCGGTAGCCAAAAGTTCGAGCAGCCGGACAATCCCAAACCGCATGACAAGATCACCTGCTCCCGGTGCGGAGCTATCGGTAGACACAGCGAAGTCCAGAAGGCCTCTATCGAGGCTATGAAGAAGGAAATTTCGCGATCCCTCGGAAAGGCTTTTAAGAAGTTCTGA
- a CDS encoding recombination protein NinG — translation MKSRRCSQCRKKGPQEEMLIRNLKAFCNVECFAEFAASNITKLAEQGRKVERARVQKKKQALKTKSEHLKECQVAFNRFIRLRDEGEPCISCGRYHQGQYHAGHYRSVGSAPELRFEELNCHLQCTPCNNHLSGNLIKYRVNLIKKLGIEKVEWLEGNHPPKHYQVSEIIELKAHYRKLCRDIEKQQAA, via the coding sequence ATGAAATCCCGCCGCTGCTCGCAATGCAGAAAAAAAGGCCCTCAGGAAGAAATGCTAATCAGGAATTTGAAAGCGTTCTGTAACGTTGAGTGCTTTGCAGAGTTTGCGGCATCGAACATTACTAAGCTAGCAGAGCAGGGGCGTAAAGTTGAAAGGGCGCGAGTCCAGAAGAAAAAGCAGGCATTGAAAACGAAATCTGAGCACTTGAAAGAATGCCAGGTAGCGTTTAACCGCTTTATCAGGCTTCGAGACGAGGGTGAGCCTTGCATAAGCTGCGGAAGATATCACCAAGGCCAGTACCACGCGGGCCACTACAGAAGCGTAGGCAGCGCGCCGGAATTGCGGTTTGAAGAGCTAAATTGCCATTTGCAATGCACCCCCTGCAATAACCATTTATCCGGCAACCTAATCAAGTACCGGGTAAACCTGATTAAGAAGCTAGGAATCGAAAAAGTAGAATGGCTGGAAGGCAATCACCCGCCAAAACATTACCAAGTGTCCGAAATAATCGAATTAAAAGCACATTATCGCAAGCTTTGCCGCGATATCGAAAAACAGCAAGCGGCATAA